From one Chryseobacterium sp. 3008163 genomic stretch:
- a CDS encoding helix-turn-helix domain-containing protein yields MSLNERISKVIEYSKLSSSEFADEIDVQRSSISHITSGRNKPSLEFIIKIKSRFPEILWDWLVTGDGEMLKSDLPETEHSLEIENSEEKTKPTSLPDLFTMMNDDEDFGTAEEKTEEIQVLRESIIPHQSKAEEKISDSQPLEKSNEQIINQVIENQSNKIKRIVLFYENGKFESFEP; encoded by the coding sequence ATGAGTTTAAATGAGAGAATTTCAAAAGTTATAGAATATTCTAAGCTGAGCTCTTCAGAGTTTGCGGACGAAATTGATGTGCAGCGATCTTCTATTTCGCACATTACTTCCGGGAGGAATAAACCTTCTTTAGAATTTATTATAAAAATAAAATCAAGGTTTCCTGAGATTCTTTGGGACTGGCTGGTGACTGGTGACGGTGAAATGCTGAAATCTGATTTACCGGAAACTGAGCATAGTCTCGAAATTGAAAATTCGGAAGAAAAAACAAAACCTACATCTCTTCCCGATTTATTTACGATGATGAACGACGATGAAGATTTTGGAACTGCAGAGGAAAAAACTGAAGAAATTCAAGTCTTGCGAGAATCGATTATTCCGCATCAAAGTAAAGCTGAAGAAAAAATATCCGATTCTCAGCCATTAGAAAAGTCGAACGAGCAAATAATTAATCAAGTTATTGAAAATCAAAGTAATAAGATAAAACGAATTGTTCTGTTCTACGAAAACGGAAAATTCGAAAGTTTTGAGCCTTAA